The following proteins are encoded in a genomic region of Pseudorca crassidens isolate mPseCra1 chromosome 5, mPseCra1.hap1, whole genome shotgun sequence:
- the PLSCR4 gene encoding phospholipid scramblase 4 isoform X1 — MSVPTGPEQLADEMENQIKSPDPRPGAPPEYNSHFVPGPPGPAVPPPAGHPGSLPVGYYSPHQPTTFPLYMQTGGSHPIQYQPGKYPAPQHSAPIVWMPMPTVMPNCPPGLEYLAQLDNIHVLQHFEPLEMITGFETTNTYDIKNNLGQMVYFVTEDTDDYTRNAYRTLRPFVLRVTDCMGREIMTMQRPFRCTCCCFCCPSTRQELEVQCPPGVTIGFVAEHWNLCRAVYSIQNEKKEDMMGVLGPCSTYGCGSDSVFEVISLDGVSSIGSITRKWNGVLSAMSDADHFEIHFPLDLDVTMKAMIFGACFLIDFMYFESSPPQRSSTHN, encoded by the exons ATGTCAG TCCCCACAGGCCCTGAACAACTTGCAGATGAAATGGAGAATCAAATAAAATCACCTGATCCAAGGCCTGGTGCCCCTCCTGAGTACAATTCCCATTTTGTACCAG GGCCCCCTGGACCAGCTGTCCCTCCTCCTGCAGGCCACCCAGGAAGCTTGCCTGTGGGATACTACAGTCCACATCAGCCCACTACCTTCCCCTTGTACATGCAAACTGGTGGTAGCCATCCTATCCAGTACCAGCCTGGAAAATATCCTGCACCACAACATTCTGCTCCAATAGTATGGATGCCAATGCCAACTGTTATGCCAAACTGTCCTCCAGGTCTGGAATATTTAGCCCAG TTGGACAACATACATGTTCTTCAGCATTTTGAACCCCTGGAAA TGATAACAGGTTTTGAAACTACTAATACATATGATATTAAAAACAACCTGGGCCAGATGGTTTACTTTGTGACCGAAGACACAGATGATTATACCAGGAATGCTTATCGGACACTGAGGCCCTTTGTGCTCCGGGTCACTGACTGTATGGGCCGAGAAATCATGACCATGCAGAGACCTTTCAGATGcacctgctgctgcttctgttgCCCCTCCACCAGGCAAGAG CTGGAGGTGCAGTGTCCTCCTGGCGTCACCATTGGCTTTGTTGCCGAACACTGGAACCTGTGCAGGGCAGTGTACAGCAtccaaaatgagaagaaagaagataTGATGGGAGTGCTTGGGCCATGCTCAACCTATGGCTGTGGTTCAGATTCTGTTTTTGag GTCATATCCCTTGATGGTGTATCCAGTATCGGAAGTATTACTCGGAAGTGGAATGGTGTGTTATCTGCAATGAGCGATGCTGACCACTTTGAAATTCACTTCCCATTAGACCTGGATGTGACAATGAAAGCCATGATTTTTGGAGCTTGCTTCCTCATT gacttcatgtattttgaaagcTCTCCACCACAACGTTCATCCACTCATAATTGA
- the PLSCR4 gene encoding phospholipid scramblase 4 isoform X2 encodes MENQIKSPDPRPGAPPEYNSHFVPGPPGPAVPPPAGHPGSLPVGYYSPHQPTTFPLYMQTGGSHPIQYQPGKYPAPQHSAPIVWMPMPTVMPNCPPGLEYLAQLDNIHVLQHFEPLEMITGFETTNTYDIKNNLGQMVYFVTEDTDDYTRNAYRTLRPFVLRVTDCMGREIMTMQRPFRCTCCCFCCPSTRQELEVQCPPGVTIGFVAEHWNLCRAVYSIQNEKKEDMMGVLGPCSTYGCGSDSVFEVISLDGVSSIGSITRKWNGVLSAMSDADHFEIHFPLDLDVTMKAMIFGACFLIDFMYFESSPPQRSSTHN; translated from the exons ATGGAGAATCAAATAAAATCACCTGATCCAAGGCCTGGTGCCCCTCCTGAGTACAATTCCCATTTTGTACCAG GGCCCCCTGGACCAGCTGTCCCTCCTCCTGCAGGCCACCCAGGAAGCTTGCCTGTGGGATACTACAGTCCACATCAGCCCACTACCTTCCCCTTGTACATGCAAACTGGTGGTAGCCATCCTATCCAGTACCAGCCTGGAAAATATCCTGCACCACAACATTCTGCTCCAATAGTATGGATGCCAATGCCAACTGTTATGCCAAACTGTCCTCCAGGTCTGGAATATTTAGCCCAG TTGGACAACATACATGTTCTTCAGCATTTTGAACCCCTGGAAA TGATAACAGGTTTTGAAACTACTAATACATATGATATTAAAAACAACCTGGGCCAGATGGTTTACTTTGTGACCGAAGACACAGATGATTATACCAGGAATGCTTATCGGACACTGAGGCCCTTTGTGCTCCGGGTCACTGACTGTATGGGCCGAGAAATCATGACCATGCAGAGACCTTTCAGATGcacctgctgctgcttctgttgCCCCTCCACCAGGCAAGAG CTGGAGGTGCAGTGTCCTCCTGGCGTCACCATTGGCTTTGTTGCCGAACACTGGAACCTGTGCAGGGCAGTGTACAGCAtccaaaatgagaagaaagaagataTGATGGGAGTGCTTGGGCCATGCTCAACCTATGGCTGTGGTTCAGATTCTGTTTTTGag GTCATATCCCTTGATGGTGTATCCAGTATCGGAAGTATTACTCGGAAGTGGAATGGTGTGTTATCTGCAATGAGCGATGCTGACCACTTTGAAATTCACTTCCCATTAGACCTGGATGTGACAATGAAAGCCATGATTTTTGGAGCTTGCTTCCTCATT gacttcatgtattttgaaagcTCTCCACCACAACGTTCATCCACTCATAATTGA
- the PLSCR4 gene encoding phospholipid scramblase 4 isoform X3, producing MQTGGSHPIQYQPGKYPAPQHSAPIVWMPMPTVMPNCPPGLEYLAQLDNIHVLQHFEPLEMITGFETTNTYDIKNNLGQMVYFVTEDTDDYTRNAYRTLRPFVLRVTDCMGREIMTMQRPFRCTCCCFCCPSTRQELEVQCPPGVTIGFVAEHWNLCRAVYSIQNEKKEDMMGVLGPCSTYGCGSDSVFEVISLDGVSSIGSITRKWNGVLSAMSDADHFEIHFPLDLDVTMKAMIFGACFLIDFMYFESSPPQRSSTHN from the exons ATGCAAACTGGTGGTAGCCATCCTATCCAGTACCAGCCTGGAAAATATCCTGCACCACAACATTCTGCTCCAATAGTATGGATGCCAATGCCAACTGTTATGCCAAACTGTCCTCCAGGTCTGGAATATTTAGCCCAG TTGGACAACATACATGTTCTTCAGCATTTTGAACCCCTGGAAA TGATAACAGGTTTTGAAACTACTAATACATATGATATTAAAAACAACCTGGGCCAGATGGTTTACTTTGTGACCGAAGACACAGATGATTATACCAGGAATGCTTATCGGACACTGAGGCCCTTTGTGCTCCGGGTCACTGACTGTATGGGCCGAGAAATCATGACCATGCAGAGACCTTTCAGATGcacctgctgctgcttctgttgCCCCTCCACCAGGCAAGAG CTGGAGGTGCAGTGTCCTCCTGGCGTCACCATTGGCTTTGTTGCCGAACACTGGAACCTGTGCAGGGCAGTGTACAGCAtccaaaatgagaagaaagaagataTGATGGGAGTGCTTGGGCCATGCTCAACCTATGGCTGTGGTTCAGATTCTGTTTTTGag GTCATATCCCTTGATGGTGTATCCAGTATCGGAAGTATTACTCGGAAGTGGAATGGTGTGTTATCTGCAATGAGCGATGCTGACCACTTTGAAATTCACTTCCCATTAGACCTGGATGTGACAATGAAAGCCATGATTTTTGGAGCTTGCTTCCTCATT gacttcatgtattttgaaagcTCTCCACCACAACGTTCATCCACTCATAATTGA